CGCTTACGCGACCCTTTTGAGGAGAAATTCAGCCGAAATGCTGTTATTTCTTCCCTTCTACCCATTTACCGTCAACGAAGAACGCGGACCAACCGGTCGCTTTACCGTCTTTCTCAGCGGCAACGTATTGCTGCTTGGTTTTACGGCTGAAGCGAACCATGGACTTGTTGCCGTCCGGGTCAGTCTGCGGTGCATCTGCCAGATAGCGCAGTTTTTCCGGCAGACGATCGCGGAAGCGGTACAATTCTTCCACCAACGGTGCACGAGTTTCACGTGATTTCGGGAACGTATTTGCCGCCAGGAAGATACCTGCAGCGCCATCACGTAACACGAAATACGCGTCAGATTTTTCACATGGCAGTTCCGGCAACGGAACCGGATCCTCTTTCGGCGGAGCGACTTCACCGTTACGCAGGATCTTACGGGTGTTTTTGCACTCGTCGTTGGTACACGCCATGTACTTACCGAAACGTCCCATTTTCAGGTGCATTTCAGAGCCACATTTCTCACACTCAACGATAGGACCGTCATAACCCTTAATGCGAAATTCACCCTCTTCGATCTCATAACCATCGCAGGTAGGGTTATTACCACAGACATGCAGCTTGCGCTTAGGATCGATAAGATAGCTGTCCATCGCCGTGCCACACTTCTGGCAGCGACGTTTGGCGCGCAGAGCGTTCGTTTCCGCATCGTCGCCTTCCAGCACGTTCAGTACTTCGTTTTCCGGCACCAGGTTAATGGTGGTTTTGCACCGCTCTTTCGGGGACAGCGCGTAGCCGGAACAACCAAGGAAAACGCCGGTGCTGGCGGTACGAATACCCATCTTGCGTCCGCAGGTTGGGCAATCAATGCTGGTCAGCACCATCTGGTTCGGACGCATGCCGCCCTCTTCAGGATCTTTCTCAGCTTTATCCAGCTGCTGAGTAAAATCGGTGAAGAAGTTGTCGAGGACGCCCTTCCATTCGGCTTCGTGATTCGCCACCTGGTCGAGGCTGTCTTCCATCTGTGCGGTAAAATCGTAGTTCATCAGTTCGCGGAAGTTTTCTTCCAGACGATCTGTGACGATTTCACCCATTTTTTCAGCGTAAAAACGACGGTTCTCAACGCGAACATAACCGCGATCCTGAATCGTAGAAATGATCGACGCATAAGTGGATGGGCGACCAATACCACGTTTTTCCAGCTCTTTAACCAGTGACGCTTCGCTGAAGCGCGCAGGCGGCTTGGTAAAGTGCTGCGCAGGCGTCAGTTCGATAAGCGTCAACGTATCGCCTTTATCCACCGCTGGTAAAATGCGGTCTTCATCGCCCTTACGCAGCGCAGGCATCACTTTCGTCCAACCATCGAAACGCAAAATACGACCACGCGCCTTGAGACGGAAATCACCCGCGCCCACGGTCAGCGTGGTGGAGTCATATTTGGCTGGCGTCATCTGACAGGCAACAAACTGACGCCAGATCAGCTGATACAGTTTTTGCGCATCAGCTTCCATATCTTTCAGCGATTCCGCCTGCACAGCGACATCTGAAGGACGGATGGCTTCGTGTGCTTCCTGCGAATTCTCTTTGCTGGCGTACTGGTTCGCGCTCTCCGGCAGATACTTTTTGCCAAAATTATCGCTGATGTACTCGCGAACCATGTTCACCGCATCCTGGCTCAGGTTGGTTGAGTCAGTACGCATATAAGTGATGTAACCCGCTTCATACAAGCGCTGCGCCATCATCATGGTTTTCTTCACGCCGAAGCCCAGACGCGTACTGGCGGCCTGCTGTAGCGTGGAGGTGATGAACGGCGCGCCCGGCTTGCTGCTTGTCGGCTTATCTTCACGTTCCAGGACGCTATAGCGCGCTTTTTCCAACAGGCTAACTGCGGCAAGCGTTTGTTCCCGGTTGACCGGGCGGAACGGTTTGTCATTCTGATGCGTAACCTCAAGCGGTAACGCATCGCCGCCAGGCGTGGTCGTGTTGGCATCAATTTCCCAGAACTCTTCTGGAACGAACGCTTTGATTTCGCGTTCACGCTCAACCACCAGACGCACGGCAACCGACTGCACGCGGCCAGCTGACAGACCACGCGCGATTTTTTTCCACAGCAGCGGCGACACCATATAGCCCACAACGCGGTCCATAAAGCGGCGCGCCTGTTGCGCATTGACACGGTCGATGTTCAACTCGCCCGGTTTTTCAAACGCCTGACGAATAGCGTTTTTAGTAATTTCGTTAAACACCACGCGGCTGTAGCGAGTGTCGTCGCCACCGATCACTTCCCGCAGGTGCCACGCAATGGCTTCCCCTTCGCGGTCAAGGTCGGTTGCGAGATAGATGTGGTCAGCTTTTTCAGCCAGTTGCTTCAGTTCAGAAACAACTTTCTCTTTACCGGGCAGCACTTCATAACGCGCATCCCAGTTGTGCCACGGGTCAACACCCATACGGTTGACGAGAGCGCCACGTTCATCCTTTTTGGGCTTTTTAGCCGTTTTGGTGGAGGTTGAGTCGGCGCTCTTTTTAGTTGCTGAGCCACTGGTCGGCAAATCACGGATATGACCGACGCTGGATTTCACCACGTAGTCATTACCCAGATACTTGTTGATCGTTTTGGCTTTTGCCGGGGACTCAACGATGACAAGAGCTTTACCCATATTCACCTTTACCTAATTTGATTCTTCCAGAATGCGTCGCACGTTGATTCACCTTCCACTGGCGACGAGACATCGATATGGTCTCTGCGTCGGCGGATATCAACCCCTTAAACTGATTCGCGCTTGTAATGTAACTCTCATGTAACTGAGTTAACAGGCTTTTTTTCTCACAAACGCTCTTGCACGACGAAGTATTGGTCGAATGTCAAGCAAATCTGTTGCCAGATTGACGAAAGCGTCACACTGTACCTGATAAAATGCGTTACGCAACTTTATTAGCATGCAAAAACAAATCTCGCCAGTTGTAACACCGTCGTAAAGCCTTCATTTATGTCAGGGAATATTTGCCCATAAGCTGGGCTCGGCGTAGACTAATGTCCTTGTTTAAGGAGTAAATCATGCATAAAGACACTCAACCCATCGATCGCGAAACGCTGCTGATTGAAGCCAACAAAATCATTCGTGAGCATGAGGACACGCTGGCGGGGATTGTCGCCACCGGCGTTACGCAGCGAAACGGCGTGTTGGTTTTCAGTGGAGATTACTTTTTAGACGAGCAAGGGCTACCGACGCCCAAAAGTACGGCAGTGTTTAATATGTTTAAACACCTGGCGCACGTACTTTCTGAAAAGTATCACTTGATCGATTAACACAACAAATGAGTTGCCGGATGGCGGATTCGCCTTATCCGGCCTACGAACCACTAAATCGGTAGGCCAGATAGGATACGTTAGCATCGCCATCCGGCAATAACACTTTTACATCAGAGGTTTCTGACCCCGCTGCCACCAGCGCAGCAGTAAACGATCGGCGCTCTCCGCCGCGCTGCCGGTAAAACGGTCCATCAGTTTTTTACGCTGCAGATAACGTACGTTCAATACCTCACGACCTTCCATTAACCCGAGAATTACCTCATCGCTGGTATTGATCTCATCCACCAGCCCATTTGCCAGCGCCTGTTGCCCAAACCAGTGCTCACCCGTGGCAACCTGTTCAATGTCCAGAGTCGGACGCATGCGCTGGACGAAATCTTTAAACAGATGATGCGTTTCGTTCAGATCTTCACGGAACTTCTGCCGCCCTTCTTCCGTGTTTTCACCGAGTAAGGTCAGCGTCCGCTTGTACTGTCCGGCGGTGTGCAGTTCGATATCAATATCTTTCCCTTTCAGGAAGCGGTTAAAGTTGGGGATCTGCGCCACCACGCCAATGGAGCCGACGATGGCAAACGGCGCCGAGACAATTTTATCCGCCACGCAGGCAATCATGTATCCGCCGCTCGCAGCGACTTTATCTACCGTAACGGTCAGCGGGATCTGCTTATCGCGCAGGCGTTGTAATTGCGACGCGGCCAGGCCATAGCCGTGTACCACACCGCCCGGGCTTTCCAGACGAACCACCACCTGATCCTTGGGTTTAACGACCGCCAGCACTGCCGTCACCTCTTCACGTAATGCGCTGACCTCATGGGCATCCATACTGCCTTTAAAATCAAGTACCCACACGCGCGGTTTGTCAGATGACGTGCTGTCTCCCAGCTTCGCTTTTGCCTTGGCTGCCTTCGCTTCCTGTTTGTGTTTCTTTTTCTGCGCCTTATGCCAGAATTTTTGCTGATGCCCATCCAGTAAGGCCAGCGACAGGTCTTCTTTCATCTCTTTATATTGCTCGCTGAGATTAATAACCCGCAATTCCCCACGCTGACGTTTGCGTTGTGTCGCGTTTACGATCAACATAACTACCACCGCAATAGCCACCACGACAGTGACAATTTTTGCCAAAAACAGCCCATATTCAGACAACAATTCCACGAGACCCACCTTGGTTAAACAACGCTACTTTCGCTCAGTGTACAACAGCCTTGTTAACCCGTCTTGCTTCATCCATCCCGTGAGGAATCGGCAAAAAGCATGACAAAGCGTTCATTTTGCGGTGTTATTGCCTTTGGCTGATTGAAAAAGAACAGGGTTTAAGGCATAAAGCCCAAAAGTTATCGCGAACGAGATGGCCAGCCGTCGCCGAGGAGTAGCCGTGCATTACCAACCTAAACAAGACCTTCTACAGGACCGCATTATTCTGGTCACTGGTGCCAGCGACGGCATCGGGCGTGAGGCCGCACAAACCTACGCGCGCTACGGCGCGACCGTTATTCTGCTAGGGCGTAACGAAGAAAAGCTGCGCCAGGTTGCCCACACCATCGCCGATGAAAACGGTACGCAACCGCACTGGTTCACGCTGGATCTGCTCACCTGTACTTCTGACGAATGTCACCAGCTCGCACAGCGTATTGCCGCGCATTTCCCGCATCTGGATGGCGTACTGCATAATGCCGGATTGCTCGGCGATATTTGCCCGATGAGCGAGCAAAACCCGCAGGTCTGGCAGGATGTAATGCAGGTAAACGTCAACGCTACCTTTATGCTGACCCAGGCATTATTGCCGTTATTACTCAAATCCGATGCCGGATCGCTGGTCTTTACCTCTTCAAGCGTTGGTCGCCAGGGGCGCGCCAACTGGGGGGCGTATGCTACCTCCAAATTTGCTACTGAAGGAATGATGCAAGTTCTGGCAGATGAATATCAGAACCGTCACCTGCGCGTAAACTGTATCAATCCAGGCGGTACACGTACCGGCATGCGTGCCAGCGCGTTCCCGACGGAAGATCCGCAAAAATTGAAAACTCCCGCCGATATTATGCCGCTCTACCTGTGGCTGATGGGCGATGACAGCCGCCGTAAAACCGGTATGACTTTCGATGCCCAGCCGGGCCGTAAACCAGGAATTGCCCAATGAGTGAAGAACGCTATCAGCAGCGCCAGCAGCGCGTAAAAGATCGGGTAGATGCCCGTGTTGCCGCAGCGAAGGATGAGCGCGGGATAATTATTGTGTTCACCGGAAACGGTAAGGGTAAAACCACCGCCGCGTTTGGTACCGCTACGCGCGCAGTAGGCCACGGTAAAAAAGTCGGTGTGGTGCAATTTATTAAGGGTACGTGGCCAAACGGCGAACGAAACTTACTCGAACCCCACGGCGTCGAGTTTCAGGTCATGGCGACAGGATTTACCTGGGAAACGCAGAACCGCGAGTCCGATACTGCAGCCTGTATGGCCGTGTGGGAACACGGCAAGCGGATGTTGGCTGACGCTGAGCTGGATATGGTGATACTGGATGAGTTGACCTATATGGTGGCATACGACTACCTGCCGCTTGAAGAGGTCATCAATGCCCTCAATGCGCGCCCAGCCCATCAAACGGTGATTATTACCGGTCGTGGATGCCATCGCGATATTCTGGAGTTAGCGGATACAGTCAGCGAGCTGCGCCCGGTCAAGCATGCGTTTGAAGCGGGCGTGAAGGCCCAGATAGGGATCGATTACTGAGTGTAGGCCGGATAAGGCGTTTGTGTCTTATCCGGCTTCACGCTAACGCCTGATGGCGCGTTGCTTATCAGGCCTGGTCATGATTAACCGTTGTTGCTACGACCGCCCGGACGACGGCTGCTGCCGACCTGAGAGTGGCGCTTCACCGCACGGCGGATCTGATTAGCCTTCATACGGCGACGATCTTTCTCGACGGCGACTTTAGAGGTCGTTTCCGGCTTCAGTTCCACCAGCTCACGCAGATAGTTGGTCTGCGCAAGATCAAGCTCCGTCCAGCCGCCACGCGGCAGGCCTTTCGGCAGCGGAATATCACCATAACGGACGCGGATAAGACGGCTTACCTGTACACCTACAGCTTCCCACAGGCGACGGACTTCACGGTTACGCCCTTCGGTCAGCGTGACGTTGTACCACTGGTTGATCCCTTCACCGCCGCTGAACTTGATCGTTTTAAATGCCGCCGGACCATCTTCCAGCTGCACGCCACGGCTCAGATCGCGCAATTTCGCGTCATCAACCTGACCAAATACACGCACCGCATATTCACGTTCCACTTCGCGGCTTGGGTGCATCAGACGGTTAGCCAGTTCACCATCGGTGGTAAACAGCAGTAAACCGCAGGTATTCACATCCAGACGCCCCACGGCAATCCAGCGCGCATCGCGCAGTTTAGGCAGACGATCAAATACGGTTGGACGACCTTCCGGGTCGTTACGGGTACACAGTTCACCTTCTGGCTTGTAATAGGCCAGTACGCGGCAGATTTGCTCCGCAGACTCTTTAACCGAAATCAGATGACCGTCGATGCGGATTTTTAGGCCCGGCGTGACTTCAACGCGATCGCCGAGCGTGGCAATTTTACCATCAACGCTCACGCGACCCGCGGCAATAATAGATTCAATTTCACGGCGAGAACCGTGGCCAGCGCGCGCCAGCACTTTTTGTAACTTTTCGCTCATAGAGCTTCCTTTAGATGTCGCCTTCACAGGCGTCGAACAGGAGAATCAACGGCGCCAGTCAGCGCCATTTTAAGGCCGCGTAGTATAGCGGTTCGCGCCCTTATAAGAAAGGTTTAACGTCACCGACGCCTTCACGCAACACCACCGGAGAATCGTCGGTTAAATCGATGACCGTGGTCGGCTGCTGGCCGAGATATCCACCGTGGATAATCAAATCCACCAGTTTCTCCAGACGGTCTTTAATTTCTTCCGGATCTGACTCGGTAAATTCGCTGCCCGGCAGCATCAGCGATGTAGAGAGCATTGGCTCGCCCAGCGCCTCCAGCAGCGCCAACGCTATCGGATTCGAAGGCACGCGCAGGCCAATGGTCTTACGTTTTTCCTGCAACAAACGGCGCGGAACCTCTTTCGTCCCTTTCAGGATGAAGGTGTAGTTGCCCGGCGTGTTGTTTTTAATTAACCGGAAGGCCACGTTGTCGACAAACGAATAGGTCGACAGTTCTGACAGGTCACGACACATCAGCGTAAAGTTGTGTCCGTCAGGCAGATGACGGATGCGGCAAATGCGCTCCATCGCGCCTTTATCTTCAATTTTGCAGCCCAACGCATAGCCGGAATCGGTTGGATAGACGATCACCCCACCTTTACGCACGATTTCAACGGCCTGATTGATCAGTCGCTGCTGCGGGTTTTCGGGATGAATATAAAAAAACTGGCTCATACTTTCCTCTCTGTGATCTCGGGCTGCTCCCAAAGTTGCCAGACGCCTTCTACGCCTGCGGGCAACCAAAGTTTACGCCCCAACTCAATCCATGGGCAGGGTAGATGAAAATCAGACCCTTGCGATGCCCACAGCTGATGCGAACGCGCAAGCGTCGCCAGATGGGTGCGTTCATTGGGAGACTGCTGGCACTGTGCCACTTCCATCGCGTCACCGCGATGTTCAGCAAAATGCGCAACCAGTCTTTTCAGCCACTTAGCGCTAAGATCGTACCGACCTGGATGAGCCAGAACTGCCTTACCGCCAGAATGATGAATGACATCAATAGCTTGTTCTATTGTACACCACTGTGGCGGAACGTAACCGGTTTTCCCACGGGCAAGGTATTTTTTAAAGACATCCGCCATTGTTGTGGCTTTTCCGCATTCCACCAGGAAACGCGCAAAATGGCCCCGGGTAACCGCCCCACCATCAGCCAGACGTAACGCCCCTTCCCACGCGCCGGGGATATGCGCTTTGTCGAGTCGTTCAGCAATCAGGCGCGCGCGCTGCTGACGACGTTCCGTTTGTTGCGCCAGAAACTCGCACATCATTGGATGGGCGATATCAATGTTCAGACCCACTATATGGATCTCATGGTTTTCCCAGACCGTTGAAATTTCGACGCCAGGGATCAAATTTAACGCTAAACCCGAACGTGAAATTTCTTCTCTTGCCGCCGCAATGCCCGCCGTGGTGTCATGATCGGTGATCGCCAGTGTACCGACTCGCATCTCTACCGCACGGTGTACTAAGGCTTCTGGCGTTAACCGCCCATCGGAGGCTGTAGTATGACTGTGCAGGTCATAAATCACTGCGTAATTCGTGTCGCTCAAGGCGGCTCCCGTTTCAATAAATGTCGTAACACGCCCATCATAGCGGTTTCGACAAATATACTGAAATCAGGTGTTGACTTTATTCCATCGAACTAGTTAACTAGTACGCAAGTTCACATAAAGAAGGTATCTGAGATGAAAGCAACATTTATTCTGCACGGTTGGTGGCGCACTTCCTGATTTCGGGCAGTGTCTTACGTCTGCAATATGCAACCAGATACCAGGCCCGCCAAATGAGCGGGCTTTTTTTTGAACAAAATTAATGAGAATAACGATGCAAACTCAAAAACCGACACTCGAACTGCTTGCCTGCGATGCCGCCTACCGTGAAAATCCA
The Citrobacter arsenatis DNA segment above includes these coding regions:
- a CDS encoding YciK family oxidoreductase → MHYQPKQDLLQDRIILVTGASDGIGREAAQTYARYGATVILLGRNEEKLRQVAHTIADENGTQPHWFTLDLLTCTSDECHQLAQRIAAHFPHLDGVLHNAGLLGDICPMSEQNPQVWQDVMQVNVNATFMLTQALLPLLLKSDAGSLVFTSSSVGRQGRANWGAYATSKFATEGMMQVLADEYQNRHLRVNCINPGGTRTGMRASAFPTEDPQKLKTPADIMPLYLWLMGDDSRRKTGMTFDAQPGRKPGIAQ
- the rluB gene encoding 23S rRNA pseudouridine(2605) synthase RluB codes for the protein MSEKLQKVLARAGHGSRREIESIIAAGRVSVDGKIATLGDRVEVTPGLKIRIDGHLISVKESAEQICRVLAYYKPEGELCTRNDPEGRPTVFDRLPKLRDARWIAVGRLDVNTCGLLLFTTDGELANRLMHPSREVEREYAVRVFGQVDDAKLRDLSRGVQLEDGPAAFKTIKFSGGEGINQWYNVTLTEGRNREVRRLWEAVGVQVSRLIRVRYGDIPLPKGLPRGGWTELDLAQTNYLRELVELKPETTSKVAVEKDRRRMKANQIRRAVKRHSQVGSSRRPGGRSNNG
- a CDS encoding YciN family protein; the encoded protein is MHKDTQPIDRETLLIEANKIIREHEDTLAGIVATGVTQRNGVLVFSGDYFLDEQGLPTPKSTAVFNMFKHLAHVLSEKYHLID
- the trpL gene encoding trp operon leader peptide, whose protein sequence is MKATFILHGWWRTS
- the rnm gene encoding RNase RNM — its product is MSDTNYAVIYDLHSHTTASDGRLTPEALVHRAVEMRVGTLAITDHDTTAGIAAAREEISRSGLALNLIPGVEISTVWENHEIHIVGLNIDIAHPMMCEFLAQQTERRQQRARLIAERLDKAHIPGAWEGALRLADGGAVTRGHFARFLVECGKATTMADVFKKYLARGKTGYVPPQWCTIEQAIDVIHHSGGKAVLAHPGRYDLSAKWLKRLVAHFAEHRGDAMEVAQCQQSPNERTHLATLARSHQLWASQGSDFHLPCPWIELGRKLWLPAGVEGVWQLWEQPEITERKV
- the cobO gene encoding cob(I)yrinic acid a,c-diamide adenosyltransferase yields the protein MSEERYQQRQQRVKDRVDARVAAAKDERGIIIVFTGNGKGKTTAAFGTATRAVGHGKKVGVVQFIKGTWPNGERNLLEPHGVEFQVMATGFTWETQNRESDTAACMAVWEHGKRMLADAELDMVILDELTYMVAYDYLPLEEVINALNARPAHQTVIITGRGCHRDILELADTVSELRPVKHAFEAGVKAQIGIDY
- a CDS encoding L-threonylcarbamoyladenylate synthase — protein: MSQFFYIHPENPQQRLINQAVEIVRKGGVIVYPTDSGYALGCKIEDKGAMERICRIRHLPDGHNFTLMCRDLSELSTYSFVDNVAFRLIKNNTPGNYTFILKGTKEVPRRLLQEKRKTIGLRVPSNPIALALLEALGEPMLSTSLMLPGSEFTESDPEEIKDRLEKLVDLIIHGGYLGQQPTTVIDLTDDSPVVLREGVGDVKPFL
- the topA gene encoding type I DNA topoisomerase, with amino-acid sequence MGKALVIVESPAKAKTINKYLGNDYVVKSSVGHIRDLPTSGSATKKSADSTSTKTAKKPKKDERGALVNRMGVDPWHNWDARYEVLPGKEKVVSELKQLAEKADHIYLATDLDREGEAIAWHLREVIGGDDTRYSRVVFNEITKNAIRQAFEKPGELNIDRVNAQQARRFMDRVVGYMVSPLLWKKIARGLSAGRVQSVAVRLVVEREREIKAFVPEEFWEIDANTTTPGGDALPLEVTHQNDKPFRPVNREQTLAAVSLLEKARYSVLEREDKPTSSKPGAPFITSTLQQAASTRLGFGVKKTMMMAQRLYEAGYITYMRTDSTNLSQDAVNMVREYISDNFGKKYLPESANQYASKENSQEAHEAIRPSDVAVQAESLKDMEADAQKLYQLIWRQFVACQMTPAKYDSTTLTVGAGDFRLKARGRILRFDGWTKVMPALRKGDEDRILPAVDKGDTLTLIELTPAQHFTKPPARFSEASLVKELEKRGIGRPSTYASIISTIQDRGYVRVENRRFYAEKMGEIVTDRLEENFRELMNYDFTAQMEDSLDQVANHEAEWKGVLDNFFTDFTQQLDKAEKDPEEGGMRPNQMVLTSIDCPTCGRKMGIRTASTGVFLGCSGYALSPKERCKTTINLVPENEVLNVLEGDDAETNALRAKRRCQKCGTAMDSYLIDPKRKLHVCGNNPTCDGYEIEEGEFRIKGYDGPIVECEKCGSEMHLKMGRFGKYMACTNDECKNTRKILRNGEVAPPKEDPVPLPELPCEKSDAYFVLRDGAAGIFLAANTFPKSRETRAPLVEELYRFRDRLPEKLRYLADAPQTDPDGNKSMVRFSRKTKQQYVAAEKDGKATGWSAFFVDGKWVEGKK
- the sohB gene encoding protease SohB, with protein sequence MELLSEYGLFLAKIVTVVVAIAVVVMLIVNATQRKRQRGELRVINLSEQYKEMKEDLSLALLDGHQQKFWHKAQKKKHKQEAKAAKAKAKLGDSTSSDKPRVWVLDFKGSMDAHEVSALREEVTAVLAVVKPKDQVVVRLESPGGVVHGYGLAASQLQRLRDKQIPLTVTVDKVAASGGYMIACVADKIVSAPFAIVGSIGVVAQIPNFNRFLKGKDIDIELHTAGQYKRTLTLLGENTEEGRQKFREDLNETHHLFKDFVQRMRPTLDIEQVATGEHWFGQQALANGLVDEINTSDEVILGLMEGREVLNVRYLQRKKLMDRFTGSAAESADRLLLRWWQRGQKPLM